The DNA segment TTGAGTGCTTTGTACTCTATAATCAGTTGACCTTTGATAGCATTGCTCTTAGATGGTTCTCTCTGTACTCTTTATTGTTTGATGATGGCTCAACCACATCGTCTGCGAATCGAACCCTCTTCTTCGTTCGACATTTTAACGTGCctattataaataaacaaaataaataaattaataaacttAAAATATGTTCATAAGAATTAAAcataaaaattaatgaaaaataaataatcttatatatattttgatgattttatcAAATTATGTAACTAGATATTTAAATCAAACTTAAGCTAAAAGTATATAATCAGAATAATCAGAATGATTATTAACCGATACTGTTGTAGAGAATTAACAAACTCAAACTATATATACCCTTTGAAAGGACAAGTGTCATGTTCTGATTGCTCTAGCATGAATTTTCTGTCAGGAAAACAGAGTATCTATGgtgtagttaaaaaaaaaaaatgtaaaaaatttaatttgaatGTTTCTTTCTATGaattccaaagaaaagaaaactgagATTGAAgaattataaaagaaagaaatcacaagaaagaaaatgcaaaccagagatgaataaagaaaaaagaagaagaagaagaagatcatacCTATACCCCGAAACTCCAGTTCAACCTTCTTCATAAAATCAGACAGGAGACGTTTATGAACTTGAAGAGTTAACAGAGCAACACTCCCTGAAACTGCAAAAACCGCCATGAATCCAACTCCTGTAGAGCTTCCCATCTCTGTCTCTGTTtccacttctctaatttttatTGTCTCTGTGAGAAATAAAATTTcttgctctttcttcttcaaccccaaAGTAATCAGACCTCAAACCTCAAAGAACCCttcttttaaagaaaatattataagaaCAGACAAGAAGCAAAACATCTTttaaagaaaacccagaaaagaacacacagaaaaaaaaaaaaaaaaaaaaccagagttacagaaggaggagaagaaacccAGGTAGACGATTAGAAGtaaaaggaagaggaagtagaagaagaagaatttgaagaagagGGGTTGTTAGATTTCAACTCCAATTCCAAATTCAGGTACGCCATTGACTTTCTTGGGACATCAAATCTAACAAATTTCTAAATTTAAACTCCTTTTTTCGATACCTAATACCAACAACAACCATTTTAATTCACCAAAGCCTAACGGAAAActatcttcgtcttcttctagACTTCTTCTAGTCTCCTTCTCAGTTTTTAAAACTGCTTTCATTGACttgattttactattttacccttagggttttataaaattattttctctctctaactttatgattttctttttcaagctTGACTGAAACAACACAACATGATCCTTGCATGATGAATTGATTGGTGCTTGGGAACCATCGAATTCACACGTGTAGGTCCCTTGTGGAAGTGACCTTATGATTTATTAATATCTGACGGTGGAGAAAGGCATTGATCTATCTATGGGTATGCTAATCTGATCAGGTAAATAGCACCGGCCAAAGTGGGTGATGATTTTCCAAAAATTAGGGGGAAAGAGACTAATAGAGGTGGAATCTTCTTATTGGACGAAATATTGAATTTGGTGGTCTATTCCAAGTCTCGACCAATAAGTAATGTGGGGGAAAGGGGTTtggggagagagaaacaacCATATCAGGTGTTGCCTATGTCTAAACACAAGTGGATACAAAAAAGATGAAATTGTCCTCAtctcttttttggtaaaattgcCTACATTCTATGCATAGAAGGTAGCAGTGTCAAATCGGAGTTGAAATCgaaaaccaaatccaattttGGATTGATTATCCGGAGCCAAATCCaaccattataatatggttaaatcttCGATCTGAAATATGTATTCATAATTTGATTCGGTCCGGATATGAATTTATGCCAAGAACCAATGGTGTTAACCGAAGTCGTATCAAATAACTGAATGtcattttttcctcttcaatTAAAAACTTGACGTAACTTTTATGAAAACCTGACATAATCAATCATCTAATAGAGTTTCAATTATAGTCCAACTCTAAAACCCCTTGTCCGTCAATTACCATTTAGGTGATTGATTGCTCAGGATCATTAAcgatatttagtttcaatcacctaaatgataaatcatctaataGAGTTTCAAGTAGTGAAATTATCGATATTACAAGTTCAATAAATGATCAATTGCTCAGGATCATTAGTGGACGTTAACAACATGGAAACATGTCCATTGATAGCTcatgattttttgtttattcttttgttggggaagaCCAATAACTTGGTAAATAAGTATTTATATTTTGTCTTTTGAATAGCAGCTGCATAACGAAATTGAATTTAAAACTGGATATtggaaccaaataagaaccGAATACAAAATCCATATAGGAACCAGAACCGGATTGGAACTGAATAGGTCAGGTACGAGTACCAATTTTCAAAACTGAGACGGAACTTGATCTGATTTtggatcacactaacactccataaaaccaaaatcagaatCTAACCGATTACCTGGTTCAAACCGAGTGACACCCTTAATAGAAGATACTCTCCTTAATAGAAGATACTCTTGCATGACCTTTCACGAGCCATTAATAATTGGTTTTAAATATCTAAAGCAAGGAGATTTTAGTTTCGAATTTGGGTAACACTGGGGTGgagcttgggcttgggctaTTCCAGTTTTACTAAAATTAGGTCTATGTCTGGTTTTCGTATGCTACTAGGCCCCAACCCACTCAACTAGGGCTCCCTTGATTCAAATTTCAAGAGGTGTCATGGGGTTTAAATTTCAAGTTTACAACTGTCTTTTtctaactaaatggggttagcTATAAAAATCTGGGAAAAACACACGTATATTGGGAAACATCCACCAACTAGCGATCGACCACATGAATTTTTGTCT comes from the Macadamia integrifolia cultivar HAES 741 unplaced genomic scaffold, SCU_Mint_v3 scaffold_100A, whole genome shotgun sequence genome and includes:
- the LOC122070772 gene encoding uncharacterized protein LOC122070772, which gives rise to MGSSTGVGFMAVFAVSGSVALLTLQVHKRLLSDFMKKVELEFRGIGTLKCRTKKRVRFADDVVEPSSNNKEYRENHLRAMLSKVN